A genomic stretch from Flavobacterium nitratireducens includes:
- the recF gene encoding DNA replication/repair protein RecF (All proteins in this family for which functions are known are DNA-binding proteins that assist the filamentation of RecA onto DNA for the initiation of recombination or recombinational repair.) has product MYLKKISLFNYKNFSEASFEFDGKIICFVGKNGIGKTNVLDAIYHLSYGKSYFNPLAVQNIKHGEEFFVIDAEFIKNDRTEQLVCSLKKGQKKILKRNGKAYEKFSDHIGFIPLVIISPADRDLIIEGSETRRKFIDSIISQLDSLYLQQLIQYQKVMSQRNALLKYFALNHVFDNDTLSIYNEQLNEFGKYIFEKRKEFVAEFIPIFSKHHHAITGSEESVQLVYESHLFEKDLLSLLQENINKDRALHYTSNGIHKDDLSFEIDNHPIKKFGSQGQQKSFLIALKLAQFEFLKKQSGVKPILLFDDIFDKLDETRVAKIVEMVNSDTFGQLFISDTHPERTEAIVKSTHQSYKIFNL; this is encoded by the coding sequence ATGTATTTAAAAAAAATTTCTTTATTCAACTATAAAAATTTTTCAGAAGCCAGTTTCGAATTCGATGGTAAAATTATTTGTTTTGTGGGTAAAAATGGTATTGGAAAAACCAATGTTCTAGACGCTATTTACCATTTATCTTATGGTAAAAGTTACTTTAATCCGCTGGCGGTTCAAAATATCAAACACGGAGAAGAGTTTTTTGTTATTGATGCCGAATTCATCAAAAATGACCGAACCGAACAACTCGTTTGCAGCTTAAAAAAAGGACAAAAGAAAATATTAAAACGTAACGGCAAAGCCTACGAAAAATTTTCAGATCATATTGGTTTTATTCCGCTGGTAATTATATCGCCAGCCGACAGGGATTTAATCATCGAAGGTAGTGAAACCCGCCGAAAGTTCATTGACAGTATTATTTCGCAACTCGATTCTTTGTACCTCCAACAATTAATTCAATATCAAAAAGTAATGAGTCAGCGAAATGCTTTGTTGAAATACTTTGCCTTGAACCATGTTTTTGACAATGATACCTTATCGATATACAACGAACAGCTTAACGAATTTGGAAAATATATTTTCGAAAAAAGAAAAGAATTCGTAGCCGAATTTATACCTATTTTCAGTAAGCACCATCATGCGATTACAGGTTCGGAAGAATCGGTACAATTAGTCTATGAAAGTCATTTGTTTGAAAAAGATTTATTGAGCCTTTTACAAGAAAACATCAATAAAGATCGCGCTTTACACTATACCAGCAACGGAATCCACAAAGACGATTTGTCCTTTGAAATCGATAATCATCCTATTAAAAAATTTGGTTCACAAGGACAGCAAAAGTCCTTTTTGATTGCCTTAAAATTAGCACAGTTTGAATTTCTTAAAAAACAAAGTGGCGTAAAACCAATTTTATTATTTGATGATATTTTTGACAAACTAGACGAAACTCGCGTTGCCAAAATTGTCGAAATGGTGAATTCAGACACTTTTGGACAACTTTTCATTTCAGATACTCATCCGGAAAGAACTGAAGCCATCGTAAAATCAACGCATCAATCATATAAGATATTCAACTTATAA
- the mutL gene encoding DNA mismatch repair endonuclease MutL → MSSIIQLLPDHVANQIAAGEVVQRPASVVKELLENAVDAKSTDIKLIIKDAGKSLVQVIDNGVGMNVTDARLCFARHATSKIRHAEDLFSLHTKGFRGEALASIAAIAHVEMKTKQAQEELGTQIVIEGSKFVSQESAVLPQGTSFAVKNLFFNIPARRNFLKSDTVEYRHIIDEFQRVALAHPNIHFTFYHNGSEMFNLPISTLRQRVVNVFSGKTNEKLVPVQEDTEIVSIQGFVSKPEFAKKNRGEQFFFVNDRFIKSGYLHHAVIAAYDGLLKEGTQPSYFLYLTVPANTIDINIHPTKTEIKFDDESALYAILRASIKHSLGQFNVAPVLDFDRDANLDTPYHYKDKDMDAVTPTIQVDSTFNPFADDKGNKHYAASSSGSSSSGSYSNYKKPAATASWESLYVGLKQEQEAFPIESAEISFESEEVTASLFNDEDVEHSVQQVYQIHKKYIVSPIKSGMVIVDQQRAHQRVLYEQFLANMTVHQASSQQLLFPLNLYFSSSEMELIAELKLSLANTGFVFEETTDEHVVISGIPVNVTESEVSMVLEQLLSDLQEGIPENSFSQNDSIAKSMAKSLAVKTGTSLTIKEQENLVNGLFACKDPNVSPFQKPTFITMRVEDIDKKFAI, encoded by the coding sequence ATGTCGAGTATCATCCAATTACTTCCTGATCATGTTGCTAACCAAATTGCTGCTGGAGAAGTGGTTCAAAGACCTGCTTCGGTGGTGAAAGAGTTACTTGAAAACGCAGTAGATGCTAAATCAACAGATATCAAATTGATTATCAAAGATGCTGGCAAATCTTTGGTTCAGGTAATTGATAATGGAGTAGGAATGAATGTAACTGACGCCCGTTTGTGTTTTGCCCGTCATGCAACTTCAAAAATTCGTCATGCTGAAGACTTGTTTAGCTTGCATACGAAAGGTTTTCGTGGAGAAGCGTTAGCATCTATTGCTGCGATTGCTCATGTAGAAATGAAAACCAAACAAGCTCAGGAAGAACTGGGAACGCAAATTGTTATTGAAGGAAGTAAATTTGTTTCTCAAGAATCGGCAGTATTACCACAAGGCACTTCATTTGCGGTTAAAAATTTGTTTTTCAATATACCAGCCCGACGCAATTTCCTGAAATCAGATACGGTGGAATACCGTCATATTATTGATGAATTTCAGCGTGTGGCTTTGGCACATCCGAATATTCATTTTACGTTTTATCATAATGGAAGCGAAATGTTTAATTTGCCCATTTCGACCTTAAGACAACGTGTGGTTAATGTTTTTTCGGGTAAAACCAATGAAAAATTAGTACCTGTACAAGAAGATACGGAGATTGTTTCCATTCAAGGATTTGTAAGCAAACCAGAATTTGCTAAAAAGAATAGAGGAGAGCAGTTTTTCTTTGTCAATGACCGATTTATAAAAAGTGGCTATTTGCATCATGCGGTTATAGCTGCTTATGACGGATTATTGAAAGAAGGTACACAACCCAGTTATTTCTTATATTTAACTGTTCCTGCGAATACGATTGATATTAATATCCATCCCACTAAAACAGAAATTAAATTTGATGACGAAAGTGCTTTGTATGCTATTTTAAGGGCTTCTATCAAACATAGTTTGGGGCAATTTAATGTAGCTCCTGTTTTAGATTTTGATCGTGATGCTAATTTAGATACTCCTTATCATTACAAGGATAAAGATATGGATGCCGTAACACCTACCATTCAGGTAGATAGTACATTTAATCCTTTTGCAGATGATAAGGGTAACAAGCATTATGCGGCTTCAAGTTCTGGAAGTTCAAGTTCCGGTTCTTATTCCAATTATAAAAAACCAGCAGCAACTGCCAGTTGGGAAAGTTTGTATGTGGGATTGAAACAAGAGCAAGAAGCATTTCCTATAGAAAGTGCCGAAATTTCTTTTGAAAGCGAAGAAGTCACGGCTTCATTGTTTAATGATGAAGACGTAGAACACAGTGTACAACAGGTATATCAAATTCATAAAAAATATATTGTTTCGCCTATAAAATCAGGAATGGTTATTGTGGATCAACAGCGAGCGCATCAAAGGGTGTTGTATGAGCAATTTTTAGCTAATATGACGGTTCATCAAGCCTCGAGCCAGCAATTGTTGTTCCCTCTTAATTTGTATTTTTCGTCGAGCGAAATGGAATTAATAGCCGAATTGAAATTATCGTTAGCCAATACAGGTTTTGTTTTTGAAGAAACGACAGATGAACATGTCGTGATTTCAGGAATACCAGTGAATGTTACCGAAAGTGAAGTTTCGATGGTTTTAGAACAATTATTAAGTGATTTACAAGAAGGAATTCCTGAAAATAGCTTTAGTCAAAATGATAGTATTGCTAAGTCGATGGCAAAGAGTTTAGCGGTAAAAACAGGAACGAGTTTAACAATAAAAGAACAAGAGAATTTAGTTAATGGACTTTTTGCTTGCAAAGATCCTAATGTTTCTCCTTTTCAGAAACCTACTTTCATTACGATGCGTGTGGAAGATATAGATAAAAAATTTGCGATATGA
- a CDS encoding rhodanese-like domain-containing protein — protein sequence MKFKPLLTLVILFTIISCQSQTSESIKTIEVKAFAKEIKSSKKPQLLDVRTPTEYTEGHIDNALNIDWQGSHFEHEVQKLDKNKAVYVYCRSGKRSLKASEKLAELGFKKIYNLDGGFLQWTSENQKK from the coding sequence ATGAAATTCAAGCCCTTACTAACACTCGTTATTTTATTCACCATAATTTCTTGCCAAAGTCAAACTTCAGAATCCATTAAAACAATTGAAGTCAAAGCTTTCGCAAAAGAAATAAAGAGTTCAAAAAAGCCACAACTATTAGATGTACGAACTCCTACTGAATATACAGAAGGACACATTGATAACGCCTTAAACATCGATTGGCAAGGAAGTCATTTTGAACACGAAGTACAAAAGCTAGACAAAAACAAAGCCGTTTATGTGTATTGTCGAAGTGGAAAAAGAAGTTTAAAAGCATCTGAAAAACTAGCCGAATTAGGTTTTAAAAAAATCTATAATCTTGATGGCGGTTTTCTACAATGGACTTCAGAAAACCAAAAAAAATAA
- a CDS encoding endonuclease/exonuclease/phosphatase family protein, with product MKNLSWFNRGMFVLNIILIVVTFIAYVLPFLAPKIFPLLSVVTLFMPVFFILNAFFFLYWGLQLKKRMMLSGLVLLIGITFINKFYKFTTKEYTESENDFVVMSYNVRLFNLFKWQDKADIPETILAFINDKNPDILCVQEYSNSAHIDLKVYPHRTIFMDGDQIKTGQAIFSKYPILDQGKIVFPNSNNNVVYADIKRGKDIIRVYNMHLQSIKISPDVNEISDNIDVIDKEKSQAMFMRISKAFKQQQQQAEILKENLKECEYPVIICGDMNNSAFSYVYRIIKGRLRDSFEEAGKGFGQTYRFKYYPARIDYIFADRKMQVKKFETFPEFDNSDHFPIMAKLSME from the coding sequence ATGAAAAATCTTTCGTGGTTCAACAGAGGGATGTTTGTTTTAAACATTATCCTCATAGTCGTTACTTTTATCGCTTATGTGTTGCCCTTTTTGGCACCTAAAATTTTTCCGTTATTATCGGTAGTAACCCTGTTCATGCCTGTTTTTTTCATTTTGAATGCTTTCTTTTTCTTGTATTGGGGATTGCAATTGAAAAAAAGAATGATGTTGTCTGGTTTAGTGCTTTTAATTGGAATTACATTTATAAATAAGTTTTATAAATTCACTACTAAAGAATACACAGAAAGCGAGAACGACTTTGTGGTAATGAGTTATAATGTTCGGCTGTTTAATTTGTTTAAATGGCAAGATAAGGCTGATATTCCTGAAACCATTTTAGCCTTTATCAATGATAAAAATCCTGATATTTTATGTGTTCAAGAATATTCTAATTCGGCTCACATAGATCTAAAAGTCTATCCACATCGCACGATATTTATGGATGGTGACCAAATTAAAACGGGGCAGGCTATTTTTTCAAAATATCCAATATTAGATCAGGGTAAAATTGTTTTTCCAAATTCGAATAATAACGTTGTTTATGCGGATATTAAACGAGGAAAAGATATTATTAGAGTGTACAATATGCACTTACAATCCATTAAAATTTCACCTGATGTCAATGAAATTTCAGATAATATTGATGTGATTGACAAAGAAAAATCACAAGCTATGTTTATGCGAATTAGCAAAGCTTTTAAACAACAACAGCAACAAGCAGAAATTTTAAAAGAAAATTTAAAAGAATGTGAATATCCCGTTATTATTTGTGGGGATATGAACAATAGTGCTTTCTCTTATGTGTATCGTATTATAAAGGGGAGGCTAAGAGATTCCTTTGAGGAGGCCGGAAAAGGATTTGGGCAAACCTATCGTTTTAAATATTACCCTGCCCGAATAGATTACATCTTTGCTGATAGAAAAATGCAAGTGAAAAAATTTGAGACTTTTCCTGAATTCGATAATTCGGATCACTTTCCTATAATGGCTAAATTATCGATGGAGTAG
- a CDS encoding glycosyltransferase, translating to MKKRKILFLGESYRADAITWMNGLKEFGNFEIIIWELQTSNDTFFNRILRTLEFIFAPFSIRKNIREEKPDMVIAERTTSYGFLAAISGMKVIAIAQQGKTDLWPEGAITIPFKRILQNYAFQKATLIHAWGPIMAEHMKNSNVDMQKVLVLPKGIDLEKFEYKNTASAEKIRAIVTRSLLPEYKHEVILQAFSFINQKGIAFHLSIVGDGNRLEYLKDLAKKLQIEDKVTFKGRIPNSKLPELLHQSNIYISMPITEGVSASLFEAMACGCYPIVSNIAGNQSWIRHRENGQLITVDNTEMLADEILWAFENPIIRNKAVLENRQFIETHTNYNINMKIIADKYHELIDSRNPF from the coding sequence ATGAAAAAAAGAAAAATACTTTTTCTGGGAGAAAGCTACCGTGCCGATGCCATTACCTGGATGAACGGCTTGAAGGAATTTGGGAATTTTGAAATCATCATCTGGGAATTACAAACATCAAACGATACTTTTTTCAACAGAATCCTAAGAACCCTGGAATTTATTTTCGCCCCTTTTTCTATTCGAAAAAATATCCGTGAGGAAAAGCCTGATATGGTTATTGCCGAACGAACCACTAGTTATGGATTTTTGGCGGCAATTTCCGGAATGAAAGTCATAGCTATTGCCCAACAAGGCAAAACCGATTTATGGCCCGAAGGTGCTATCACTATTCCGTTTAAGAGAATTTTACAAAACTACGCCTTTCAAAAAGCTACGCTTATTCATGCGTGGGGTCCAATTATGGCGGAACACATGAAAAATTCGAATGTGGATATGCAAAAAGTTTTGGTTTTACCCAAAGGTATTGATTTAGAAAAATTCGAATATAAAAATACGGCTTCAGCCGAAAAAATAAGAGCCATTGTGACTCGCTCTCTTTTACCAGAATACAAACATGAAGTTATTTTACAAGCTTTTTCCTTTATAAATCAAAAAGGAATTGCTTTTCATTTAAGCATTGTTGGCGATGGAAATAGGCTAGAATACTTGAAAGATTTGGCTAAAAAATTGCAAATCGAAGACAAGGTAACTTTCAAAGGAAGGATCCCAAACAGCAAACTTCCGGAATTATTACATCAATCCAACATTTACATCAGTATGCCCATAACCGAAGGCGTTTCTGCTTCGTTATTCGAGGCCATGGCTTGCGGTTGCTACCCAATAGTTTCTAACATTGCCGGGAACCAGAGTTGGATTCGTCATCGGGAAAATGGACAATTGATTACCGTTGATAATACTGAAATGCTCGCTGATGAAATCCTATGGGCGTTTGAAAATCCAATTATTCGAAATAAAGCCGTCTTGGAAAACCGACAATTTATCGAAACCCATACAAACTACAATATCAATATGAAAATCATTGCTGATAAATACCATGAATTGATTGACAGCAGGAATCCATTTTAA
- a CDS encoding rhomboid family intramembrane serine protease, producing MNILDDLKQQYKLGGIAHRLIYWNIACFLISFVVPGILKIFSVDIAILPYVSLSSNPADLLWKPWSFISYAFFHFDFFHILFNMLVLNFASQLFLTFFTQKQFFGLYLLGAVFAGLIFMASYFLMNIVAPIVGASAAIMAVLMAVTTYQPLMEVRLLLIGRVKLWHITAVLLILDLMQLRLDNMGGHISHLAGALFGYIYIKTLQNGNDMSVVVTKIIDYFANGFRTTPATPFKKVHKNYNRPVEQRTTSRIITKDKTQQQIDEILDKISQSGYDSLTKEEKDFLFKSGK from the coding sequence ATGAATATTTTAGACGATTTAAAACAGCAATATAAACTAGGCGGAATCGCTCATAGGTTGATTTATTGGAATATCGCCTGTTTCTTAATTTCCTTTGTTGTACCAGGGATTTTAAAAATTTTTAGTGTGGATATTGCGATACTACCTTATGTTAGTTTGTCTTCTAATCCAGCCGATTTGTTGTGGAAACCTTGGTCGTTTATTAGTTATGCTTTCTTCCATTTTGATTTTTTTCATATTTTATTTAATATGTTGGTGCTTAATTTTGCTAGCCAATTGTTTTTAACCTTTTTTACACAAAAACAGTTTTTTGGTTTGTATTTATTGGGTGCCGTGTTTGCAGGTCTAATTTTTATGGCTAGTTATTTTCTGATGAATATAGTTGCCCCTATTGTTGGTGCTTCGGCAGCAATAATGGCTGTTTTGATGGCTGTAACTACTTATCAGCCCTTAATGGAAGTTAGATTGTTATTGATAGGTAGGGTAAAATTATGGCATATTACAGCGGTTTTATTGATACTAGATTTGATGCAGCTCCGTTTGGATAATATGGGAGGTCATATTTCACATTTGGCAGGTGCTTTATTTGGTTATATTTATATTAAAACGCTGCAAAATGGAAATGATATGAGTGTTGTTGTTACTAAAATCATCGATTATTTTGCTAATGGTTTTAGAACGACACCGGCAACACCGTTTAAAAAAGTACATAAAAATTACAATAGACCTGTAGAGCAACGCACTACTTCTAGAATAATTACAAAAGATAAAACACAGCAACAGATTGATGAAATTTTAGATAAAATTAGTCAGTCGGGTTATGATAGTTTAACAAAAGAGGAGAAGGATTTTTTATTCAAATCAGGTAAATAA
- a CDS encoding tetratricopeptide repeat protein encodes MATYNKRGYKAPKEKEVKEVVEEVVIDEKNSTTAEVFSKLDETASKTEDWVAKNQKIIIGVVGAIALLTVGYLGYQKLVAEPKEDEAASEMFVAQQNFQQAVNGVASDSLYKLALNGSEGKFGFVKIADEYAGTSAGNLANYYAGLAYLNTGKFDEAIEYLNKFSSDDIVLNALAKGAIGDAYSEKKQDKEAFDYYVKAAESNKNDFTTPRFLLKAGKTALAIGNKEEALKYFTQIKENYENTPEAASVDALIGLSQ; translated from the coding sequence ATGGCTACGTACAATAAAAGAGGATATAAAGCACCAAAAGAAAAAGAAGTAAAAGAGGTAGTAGAAGAAGTAGTAATTGATGAAAAAAACAGTACAACTGCTGAGGTTTTTTCTAAATTAGATGAAACTGCATCAAAAACGGAAGACTGGGTTGCTAAAAACCAAAAAATTATTATTGGTGTAGTAGGAGCGATTGCTTTACTAACAGTAGGTTATTTAGGATACCAAAAATTAGTTGCAGAACCAAAAGAGGATGAAGCAGCGAGTGAAATGTTTGTGGCACAACAAAACTTTCAACAAGCTGTGAATGGAGTAGCAAGTGACTCTTTATACAAATTAGCTTTGAATGGTTCTGAGGGTAAATTTGGATTCGTTAAAATTGCCGATGAATACGCAGGAACTTCAGCAGGTAATTTGGCTAATTATTATGCAGGTTTGGCTTATTTGAATACAGGGAAATTTGATGAAGCTATCGAGTATTTAAACAAATTTAGCTCTGATGATATTGTTTTAAATGCTTTGGCAAAAGGAGCCATTGGTGATGCTTATTCTGAAAAGAAACAAGACAAAGAAGCTTTTGACTATTATGTAAAAGCGGCTGAGTCTAATAAAAATGATTTCACTACACCTCGTTTCTTGTTGAAAGCGGGTAAAACAGCTTTAGCTATTGGAAACAAAGAAGAAGCATTGAAATATTTTACACAAATTAAAGAAAACTATGAGAATACTCCAGAAGCAGCTTCAGTAGATGCTTTGATTGGATTATCTCAATAA
- a CDS encoding glycosyltransferase: MVCAKNEEENVAKYVPLLAEQNYPDYEIVLIDDASSDNTLELFEAFEKQYSNIRLVKVENNEAFWGNKKYALTLGIKAAKKEYLLFTDADCYPTSKDWITAMSSQFTLHKTIVLGYGGYEKIANSFLNKLIRFETVMTAIQYFSWAKLGYPYMGVGRNLAYKKEEFFKVNGFINHIQVRSGDDDLFINEAANGGNTTVAFMPESFTYSAPKKSFKEWFTQKRRHVATAKHYKTIDQLQLGFFFSTQLLFIILASVLLSFQFQWILVLSLVGLRYLCAWICIGFAAGKLKEKDIKFWFPIFELALVFTQLNVFFTNIFSKPVNWK, translated from the coding sequence ATTGTTTGTGCCAAAAATGAAGAAGAAAATGTAGCAAAATATGTTCCGCTATTAGCCGAACAAAACTATCCTGATTATGAGATTGTTTTAATCGACGACGCTTCGAGTGATAACACTTTAGAATTATTTGAAGCCTTCGAAAAACAATATTCTAACATTCGTCTCGTTAAGGTAGAAAACAACGAAGCCTTTTGGGGCAATAAAAAATACGCTTTAACCTTAGGAATCAAAGCGGCAAAGAAAGAATATTTATTGTTTACTGATGCCGATTGTTACCCAACATCAAAAGATTGGATTACTGCTATGAGTTCGCAATTTACCTTACATAAAACGATTGTTTTAGGTTATGGAGGCTATGAAAAAATAGCCAATTCCTTCCTGAACAAACTAATCCGTTTTGAAACGGTAATGACGGCTATTCAATATTTTTCTTGGGCAAAATTAGGATATCCTTATATGGGTGTAGGGCGAAATTTGGCCTACAAAAAAGAAGAATTTTTCAAAGTAAATGGATTCATCAATCATATTCAGGTACGTTCAGGCGATGATGATTTATTCATTAACGAAGCGGCTAATGGCGGTAACACCACAGTAGCCTTTATGCCCGAAAGTTTCACTTACTCGGCACCAAAGAAAAGCTTCAAAGAATGGTTTACCCAAAAAAGAAGACACGTAGCTACTGCTAAACATTATAAAACGATTGACCAATTGCAATTGGGTTTCTTTTTCAGCACCCAATTGTTATTTATCATTTTAGCATCTGTTTTATTATCCTTCCAATTTCAATGGATTTTAGTGTTGAGTTTAGTAGGTCTTAGGTACTTATGTGCATGGATTTGCATCGGATTCGCTGCAGGAAAACTAAAAGAAAAGGACATTAAGTTTTGGTTTCCAATATTCGAATTAGCGCTTGTTTTTACTCAACTCAACGTATTTTTTACTAATATTTTTTCAAAACCAGTCAATTGGAAATAA
- a CDS encoding DUF2461 domain-containing protein: MLSKESIQFLDDLRNNNNREWFQENKKRYEVFKKDYHQLVAAFLDVMKPMDPALEMLEIKDCTFRINRDIRFSKDKSPYKAHLGVWLSSGSKNLNRSGYYIHIERGGSFIAGGFYAPEADDLKKIRKEIAFFYDDLEAILAEPNFKKEFGDFSRNEKYLLKTPPRGYEKDHPAIEFLKLKSFETLQKFDISEVTQKDFVAKMSQKLIVLKPLNEFMNRAVTVDE; encoded by the coding sequence ATGCTTAGCAAAGAATCAATACAATTCCTTGACGATTTAAGGAACAATAACAACCGTGAATGGTTTCAAGAAAATAAAAAAAGATACGAAGTATTCAAAAAAGACTACCATCAATTAGTAGCTGCTTTTTTAGATGTAATGAAACCTATGGATCCGGCTTTGGAAATGCTTGAAATCAAAGATTGCACCTTTAGAATCAATCGTGATATTCGTTTTTCTAAAGATAAATCTCCCTACAAAGCGCATTTGGGTGTTTGGTTATCTTCGGGCTCTAAGAACCTCAATCGTTCTGGATATTATATTCATATTGAAAGAGGTGGCAGTTTTATTGCTGGTGGTTTCTACGCTCCTGAAGCTGATGATTTAAAAAAAATACGCAAAGAAATTGCGTTTTTCTATGATGATTTGGAAGCCATTTTAGCGGAACCCAATTTCAAAAAAGAATTTGGCGATTTTTCACGCAACGAAAAGTACCTACTCAAAACTCCTCCAAGAGGCTACGAAAAAGACCATCCTGCGATAGAATTTTTAAAATTGAAAAGTTTTGAAACTCTTCAAAAATTTGATATAAGCGAAGTAACTCAAAAAGATTTTGTTGCCAAAATGAGTCAGAAATTAATAGTGTTAAAACCTTTGAACGAATTCATGAATCGTGCTGTAACAGTCGACGAATAA
- the ribH gene encoding 6,7-dimethyl-8-ribityllumazine synthase translates to MATINKNLSVYDKSSLPNAKNFRFGIVVSEWNDNITEGLYKGAEDALLDNEVPAQNIIRWNVPGSFELIYGCKKMLQTQKVDAVIAIGCVIQGQTKHFDFVCEGVTQGIKDLNVQTDIPVIFCVLTDNTMQQSIDRSGGIHGNKGTEAAIAAIKMAYIREQATLVHDFANKNLLTSGAAQLGEGTPLELKE, encoded by the coding sequence ATGGCAACGATTAATAAAAATTTATCAGTTTACGACAAAAGTTCACTTCCTAATGCAAAGAATTTTCGTTTTGGAATTGTGGTTTCGGAGTGGAATGACAACATCACAGAAGGTTTGTACAAAGGGGCTGAAGATGCCTTGTTAGACAATGAAGTTCCAGCTCAAAATATTATTAGATGGAATGTTCCTGGAAGTTTTGAGTTGATTTATGGTTGTAAAAAAATGTTGCAAACTCAAAAAGTAGATGCTGTTATCGCGATTGGATGTGTTATTCAAGGGCAAACAAAGCATTTTGATTTTGTGTGCGAAGGGGTGACGCAAGGAATAAAAGATTTGAATGTTCAAACCGATATTCCAGTTATCTTTTGCGTCTTGACCGATAATACGATGCAACAATCTATTGATAGAAGTGGAGGAATTCATGGAAACAAAGGAACTGAAGCGGCAATTGCAGCCATCAAAATGGCTTATATTCGTGAGCAGGCTACATTAGTACATGATTTTGCAAATAAAAATTTATTGACCTCTGGTGCTGCTCAATTAGGGGAAGGAACACCTTTAGAATTAAAAGAATAA
- the murB gene encoding UDP-N-acetylmuramate dehydrogenase, protein MEIQHNFSLKNYNTFGIEAKAKQFVAVQSLAELKSILEQHKAEKKFILGGGSNMLLTQDINALVIHIDLKGKKVINEDDDYVWIESQAGENWHEFVLWNIEQNYGGLENMSLIPGNVGTTPVQNIGAYGAEIKDTFVSCQAINIDTQEIKSFTNAECKFGYRESIFKNEVKGQYIITSVVFKLTKRNHKINTSYGDILGELAKNNISNPGLKDVSNAVIAIRQSKLPDPKELGNSGSFFKNPIVLKSDFEKIHQKFPEMKFYEVSATEVKVPAGWLIEQAGLKGKRFGDAGIHKNQALVLVNYGTATGQDILEVSRIVQRTVFETFGIQIEAEVNII, encoded by the coding sequence ATGGAAATTCAACATAACTTTTCTTTAAAAAACTATAACACTTTTGGCATTGAGGCCAAAGCCAAACAATTTGTGGCAGTTCAATCATTAGCCGAATTAAAAAGCATTTTAGAACAACACAAAGCCGAAAAGAAATTCATTCTTGGTGGTGGGAGCAATATGCTATTAACTCAGGATATAAATGCTTTGGTGATTCATATTGATTTGAAAGGAAAAAAAGTCATCAATGAAGACGATGATTATGTGTGGATTGAAAGTCAGGCGGGCGAAAATTGGCATGAATTTGTACTTTGGAACATTGAACAAAACTATGGCGGACTAGAAAATATGTCTTTAATTCCAGGAAATGTGGGAACAACTCCCGTTCAAAACATTGGTGCATATGGTGCCGAAATCAAAGACACTTTTGTTTCCTGTCAAGCGATAAATATTGACACTCAAGAAATAAAAAGCTTTACTAATGCCGAATGTAAATTTGGTTATCGTGAAAGCATTTTTAAAAATGAAGTAAAAGGACAATACATTATCACTTCGGTGGTGTTTAAATTGACCAAACGCAATCACAAAATCAATACCTCTTACGGCGATATTTTAGGCGAATTAGCCAAAAATAACATTTCGAATCCAGGATTAAAAGACGTAAGCAATGCTGTAATTGCCATAAGACAAAGCAAATTACCCGATCCTAAAGAACTGGGAAACAGCGGTAGCTTTTTCAAAAACCCAATCGTTTTGAAAAGTGATTTTGAAAAAATCCATCAAAAATTCCCTGAAATGAAATTCTATGAAGTTTCGGCTACCGAAGTGAAAGTGCCAGCAGGTTGGTTAATTGAACAGGCCGGTTTAAAAGGCAAACGTTTTGGCGATGCAGGAATTCATAAAAACCAAGCCTTAGTGTTAGTAAATTACGGAACAGCAACAGGACAAGACATCCTAGAAGTATCCAGAATAGTGCAACGAACTGTTTTTGAAACTTTTGGCATCCAAATCGAAGCAGAAGTAAACATCATTTAA